The nucleotide sequence AACCTATCCGATCAGCGGAACTCTCAAGAAAGTTTTCCACGATCTTCCGGAAGTTCTTCTAGGGAAGGTCTAATGGTGACTCTTGATGAAATATGGCGCAAGGCCATCCTACCAATAGATTCGACATTAAAGGATGCCATTCGCTGTCTAAACGACTCCTCGATGAAAATTGCCCTTGTTGTGAATGCGCAAGGCATTCTTGAGGGCACGATCTCCGATGGCGATATTCGCCGCGGCCTGCTTAAGGGGTTAGATCTTGGGAGTGCGATTGAGCGCATCATATACCGCAATGCGCTTGTAGTTCCTCCGTCATTCGGACGTGACATGGTGATACAGTTGATGCGCTCTAACCAGTTGCAGCAGATTCCGATAGTTGATGAGCAGCAACGTGTGGTGGGCCTGCATGTCTGGAGCCAGATCACTACGCCGCCTCCACGCGACAATCTCATGATTATTATGGCGGGCGGCAAGGGAACGCGGCTTATGCCGCATACCGAGAACTGCCCAAAGCCGATGGTGCTGGTTGCCGGAAAGCCGATGCTTCAGCACATCATCGAGCGCAGCCAACAGGAGGGCTTCAATCACTTTATGCTGGCTATCAACTATCTTGGCCACATGATTGAAGGGTATTTTGGTGACGGGTCCCAGTTTGGCGTCAAGATTGACTACCTGCGTGAGCAGACCTCTCTTGGTACGGTGGGCGCATTAACTTTGTTTGCGCAGAGGCCTGAAACCCCCTTTGTTGTCACAAATGGTGACGTTATCACCGATATTCGCTATGGCGAGCTACTTGATTTTCATGTTCGTTATGATGCCACTGCAACTATGGCGGTCCGCGTCCATGAATGGCAGCATCCATTTGGTGTTGTCCAAATCAATGGTGTGGATATTGTCGGCTTCGAAGAGAAGCCGATTGCCCGAACTCATATCAATGCTGGGGTTTATGCATTGTCTCCGAATGCTCTAGAGTTTTTAGTTAACGGCGAGCATTGCGACATGCCGACGCTGTTTGAGCGAATCCAGGCAAAATCCTTGCGGACAGTTGCCTATCCCATGCATGAACCTTGGTTGGATGTCGGTAAGCCAGAGGATTTGAAGCTGGCCAGAGATCAGGGCGAAAAGTTGCAACGTGAGCAGGTTTGATACCTTGATTGATCGAATTCTGATCGTTGGTCTTGGTAGTATTGGCAAGCGCCATCTCGGGCTGGCCCGCGACCTATTTCCGGAAGCCGATATCCGCATCCTCAGGCATGAGAAGCATGATGATGTTCCTCCACATGCAAATGGCTGTTTCTCTATGCTTGATGAGGCGCTGGCCTTCTCGCCGCAATTAGCTGTAATTGCTACCCCTGCACCCTTACATGTGGCAGTAGCAGAGGCACTAGCAATCGCTGGCTGCCATCTGCTTATCGAAAAACCTCTCGCAGATACCTGGCGTGCGGCCGTTCCGCTAGTCAAGCAGGCTAAAACGTGTAAGCAGATTTTTTTGCTGGGTTATAACTTACGTTATTTGCCATCCATGCAGCGATTCCGACAGACGTACAACGATGGCATTATTGGCCGGGCTCTATCAGTGCGTTGCGAAATAGGACAGTATCTGCCGAGCTGGCGACCAACCAGCGACTATCGTAAATGTGTTTCTGCACGACACGAATTGGGTGGCGGTGTGTTGCTCGAGCTGAGTCATGAACTTGATTACCTATGCTGGCTCTTCGGTGAAGCGGACTGGGTCAGGGCAACCCTCGCGAGGCAGAGCGATCTGGATATTGATGTCGAAGATACTGCCCATCTTATCCTGGGCTTTGGAGAGCGGAGCCACCCAATGATTGCCGCCCTCACTCTTGATTTTATCCGGCATGATACAACCCGCCAATGCACCATCATTGGTGAAACAGGCAGTCTGCGTTGGAATGCGATTAGCGGTAGTCTTGAGCATTACCCTGCTGGAGCATGTACTTGGCAGCCAGTTTTTATGCAGGCGCCGGAGAGTAATCAAAGCTATCAGGCTGAGTGGCAGCATATGGTTGCGTGCATCGCGGGAAAGGAACAGCCTTTGGTGACCGTGGATGACGGATTTCATATTTTAAAAATTATAGAGGCCGCACACCATTCATCTAGTGCTGCGGGAGCTCAAGTTTTAGTGAGCGATATTCAGGAATGATTCAAGCATGAGTACAGTAGGCTTCATCTTTGCACGCGGGGGCTCCAAGGGCGTACCAGGTAAGAACATCCGATCCTTGGGCGGCAAACCACTGATTGCATGGTCGATAGAGCAGGCATTGGCAGTAGGTCGTATAGAGCGCGTCCTAGTTTCTACAGACTCTCTCGAGATTGCTGATGTTGCTCGCGCATATGGCGCTGAGGTGCCGTTCATGCGGCCTCCCCACCTCGCTCGAGATGACAGTCCCGAGTGGCTGGCTTGGCGTCATGCACTTGAGTATTTGCGCAATCAGGAGGGGGTCTTACCCAAGACCATGGTTTCGATTCCGACCACTGCACCTTTGCGATTGCCAATCGACCTTGAAAACTGCCTGGATGAATATGAGAAAGGTATCGCCGATGCTGTTGTTACCGTCACTGATGCACATCGCAGCCCATATTTTAATATGGTTACCCGGCAAGCAGATAATCGCATCAACCTTGTAATGCCTCCTGCAGTGAGTATCAGCCGCCGTCAGGATACGCCTATTGTTTATGATATGACAACCGTGGCCTATGTGTTGAATGCCCATTTCGTCCTCCAGCATGCTGGCCTGTTTGAGGGGCGAGTACATGCCGTGCATGTTCCGGTCGAGCGTGCCCTTGATATTGATACGATGCTTGATTTTAGGATGGCCGACATGCTGATTGCAGAGCGTACAGCGGGTAATGCAAGTGGCGCCCGAAAAGGAGAAGTTATATGAGCAAGACAGGGGTGCAGGCGTCGTTTGATCTTTCGGGGAAAGTTGCCATCATTACTGGCGGCGCCGGAATTCTTGGGCAGCATTTTTGCCGAGGCATCGCAAGCGCAGGCGCAAACGTTGCGGTTGTCGATGTTGAGTTGGAAAAGGCTCTTACACTGGCCAACGATATTCAACACAATCTTGGGGTTCGGGCGATTGGTCTGTATTGTGATGTTACAAGCCCAACCTCGGTTAGCGAGATGGTCGACGCCGTTTGCCAAGAGTTTGGGCAAATCAACCTTTTGCATAACAATGCCGCCAGCAAGTCCGATAATTTGGATGCATTCTTTGCCCCCTTCGAAAACTATAGCCTAGATGAGTGGAGGAAAATCATGGCTGTCAATATTGATGGCATGTTCCTGGTTGCCCAGGCGGTAGGGCGGAAAATGATTGAGCAGAGAACGGGTGGCAGTATTGTGCAGACCTCATCGATTTATGGCGTGATGGCTCCTGACCAGCGGATTTACGAGGGGTCTTTCTACCTTGACCGGCAGATCAACACACCGGCTGTTTATAGCGCTTCTAAGGCTGCCGTGATAGGCTTGAGCCAATACTTGGCAACTTACTGGGCCACTCAGGGCATACGGGTTAACACCCTGACTCCCGGGGGCGCCGAGAGCGGTCAGAACGAAGAGTTCAAGAGTCGTTACGCTGCTCGCATCCCGATGGGTAGGATGGCTGCGCCCTCTGAAATGGTAGGCGCTTTACTCTTCCTACTTTCGGATGCATCAAGCTATGTCACAGGCCAAAACATTTTGGTTGATGGTGGCTTGAGTGCCTGGTGATATTGTGTATTTTTATATAAACTAAAATGGAATTTAACAAGAGCTATACCCAGTATTGGGAATCTGCTATTCAGAAGTCAGTCGATGGTACTGTAATCGCTGGGCTGAATGAAGCAGATCACTTTCTTTCTCCATTGGGCTTAAGTTACAGTGATCGTATTTTGGATTTGGGCTGCAGCACGGGAAGAATGTCTGGCGTGCTGACTCGCTACTCGAAAGCGGTTTACGGCGCCGAGCCCGATAGTTACGCGGTTAGCAAAGCCTTGGCGCAACCTTACCAAGAGGTTCGTCAAGGGACCGCGGAGGCAACGGGGTATCCGGACGGATTCTTCGATTTTGTATTCTGTTGGGCTGTTTTCGATGTTGTAGATCATGTTGATGGACTATCCGAGATCAACCGTATTCTCAAAGAAGGCTGCCACTTTCTGATCACATGCAAGGCGGATAGCTATGACCTGGAGGACGTATTGGCGTTCAAGGCCGAGAAAAATGCCTTTCTCAAAGGCTTTCCGAACAAGTTCACTAATCTTGCGCAGCTCTGCCGACAAATCGGAATATTCGGGTTCGAGCTGACCGATTTGGTTACCTTCCCGCACCGAGGGGACATGGGACTGCTGAATTACAAGCGACAACCTATTGGAGAGTGCCCGCACGAAGCGGTAATTGAAGGTTACGAATATTTGATGGTTGCAAAAAAGATATCGACACCTGGTGGCCTGCAAAAGGATTTCAGTGCACCCTTGGATGGGCGGTTCTCTGCGACCGCAAAGACGCTAGCGATGCGTGCAGGCCATGCCTCCGTCAAGGAGTATTTTGAATCAATTGGGATTGATTGAGTGTGACTGACAAAAAAATACTTTATGTCGTTCATTGCATTGATACTGAGGGTCCGCTCAACGAGTCGCTTAGCGCAACATTTGAACGACTACAATCGATTTTCAACATTGAGCTTGAGCCCACTCTGGAAAATCTCCAACGCATTCAGAATCTTCAGATCGATCTTGACGGTCAAGAGGAGGCAGTCGCCAAATGCTTTTCGCCAGAACTGCTGAAATACAACCGCAGTTGGGGTGATATTGATGTCATGCTGTCCGAGCTCCTGTCGGCGAAATTTCGTCTGCAGCAGCCGGATGACTTTGGAGGCGGCTGGGTTTACTCCTGGCACTGCATGGATCATGTTGGACTGTCGGATAACCCGCGCCGCAAGGATTTCGGGTACGGCAATATTTTCAGCTACTACAAGGAAAAACTACGTGGTTTAGGAAGTGTTGGCGATGAAATTAACTGGCACTTCCATCCGCTATCGCTGGTACGTAACCCCTTGCATGCTGCAACTAGTTACGTCAACAGTTTTGATGTATTGACTCAGATTCTTTGCCGCCGAGTGCTCGACGAGGGATGGTTCCCGGTAGTAAACCGCCCAGGGTTTCATGCTGAGCGCCCAGATTCACATGCCTTCCTCGAGCAGTGGTTACCGTTTGATTATGCCAACCAGTCAGGGGCCGGCATCGTCAACCAACCCGATCTCTCTTTTGGTCGTTTTGGCGACTGGGAGCGCGCATCTAGGAGTTGGCGCGGTTATCAACCGCATCATGACGACTACCAGCAGGTAGGATTTTGTCGGCGTCGTATTTTTCGCTGTCTGAATGTGGGTACTCGATTCCGTGCGCTTACAGAGCATCATGTACGCGAGGCATTTTCTGAGGCAGATGCAAGTGGGGCTGCGATATTGGCATTTGCCGATCATGACTACAGGGATATGCGTCCGGATGTTGACGTTGTGAGGGCGCTCTTGAAATCAGTAAGGTCAGACTATCAAGAGGTGCAGATAAAATATACAGGCGCTGAAGCAGCGGCAGTTGCCCTGCTTGGCTTCGAACAAAAGCCCCGGCTTGAGTTGACGATAAGACTCGAGTTCAGCCGCCTTATTGTGGAGGTATCGAGGGGTGAAGTGTTCGGGCCGCAGCCCTTTCTCGCCATCAAGACCAGAGAGGGTCTCTATTTTCACGACAACCTAGATGTCATAACACCACGCCAAAAGTGGGCATACACCCTCGATGATCAGACGATCCCGCTTGAGGAAGTCCTCAAGCTTGGCGTGGGTTCTGCGGGCGCACACGGGGGCTACTCAGTCGCCGTTCAGTCTATGCTATGACGTTGTGCCGACTTTCCCAATGAGAACAAATCTTATTGTTTCAAACTGCACTGAGCTCTGGATAAGTGGTGTTGAAAAGTATGAATTTTTGACCGAAAACTGCCGCGACTATGCGATTGCCAGTGGGGTGCGCCCTGAACAATGCCTTAGTGTGTCATGTCCCATGCTGGAAACGCGGAGCTCGATTGACTTTATCGAAAGTTACCTCACAAAACTTTTACCTGTCATTGCCGACAGATTGGCTCAGCACCATGGACATAGCGATACTTTCTGGAGACGTACGATTTTTTTCTATCTGCGCGACTTGATTGGCAGTGCGTACACAGTCTTTCAGCAATTAGAGGCGGTATTTGATCCAGCCGCACATGATGTGCATATTGCATTACTGCCTGACAAGCCGCCTTTGTACGGTGTGAGCGCTACGCTCGAAGATGGTTTGTACTGGGGGATCACAGACGAGGGGCGTGAATATTATGCCGGTGAGTATTTTCGGCTTTTTTATTCTGGCATGTTTGTCGAGTTGCCATTGCGTAGAAAAAAGTTTTCTCCCGCGCAATCTGAAAAACCCTCGAGATCAATTACTGGTGTGGTTAGAAACGCTGCCAAAGTAATCTTGAAAAGGGGCAGCCGCCGTTTACGCGTGATGGTGACTAATGCTCAGTACGAGAAAACACTGGCAAAAAAAGTTTTTTTGCGCAGCTTTGGCAAGGTTTCATTTCATCACGCGGTTCCATCCCTCAAAAGCCTTTTTGAAGAGATAAATACTATCGACCCTGCTTTACGCTGTGCTATTGCGCAGCCGCTGACGTCGAGTCAAAACCGATTCGAGCAATATCTCGGACGCTGTCTTGAGACTTCACTTCCCTGGTCACTTGCAGAAGGCTTCGGGCGATCTTGCTCATTCTATCGGGATTTCTGGTCTAGCTTCCCCCGCTTGCAATATGTGATCTCGGAAAACTTATATCAGCAAGATGCTTTACCGCGTGCAGTGGGTGAATTACATGGCGTGGAGCTGATTACCCTGCCACACTATTTTCCGCTCGAGATTTATGCTACAGCCAGGCTTAATCGTTTGCAGATTGAGGACCGTTTCATTGCTCGTGGGTCAGCACAAATATCCCCCGCAGTAATAGGTAGCGGAACAGTTTTTCCATACTACCTGGTAAATAAGTTTGAACAAAAGGACATTGATACGTTGTATATCACGACAGATTTTTATGCCTATTTCCAGCCCTTGCAGCAGTCGGCTGATGGCTGTGGTTACGATGTCTTTAATCACTTCAAGCAGTTTGTCAGCGTATTTCTAGGTGCCTTACCCAATGCGGCAATTGAGAAAATATCACTGAAGAAACGCCCGCCATCACTGCTAACATCTCTGCAAATGGACTATCCCGCTGTAATGAGTGTGCTTGATCCATCTCAGCCAGCAAAAGCTTATATTGGCAAGGCAAAGCTGGTAATTGTTGAGGGGATGTCTACATCACTTTTTGAATCGCTGGCCTCGAATATTCCAACGATTGCATTCTGGCCGGCTGATCTTTACCGGCTAGGAGAGGAATTTGAAGGGTATTTTTCCGCACTTGAGGAGGTGGGTATGGTTGTGCATGATCCACTTGAGTTGGCGCAGCAAGTGGAGCGGGCGCAGCAAGACCCCGATGCATGGTGGTTCAAACCAGCTATGCAAGCGGCCAGAGCCAGCTTTATGAGTCAGAATCTGCATGACAGTTTAAATGTTGAAAAAGTGCTACTGAGTATGGCTAGGGGCAGGCAGACTAAGTCAGTGCTGGCTGGACTCCGTAGCTAGAAGGCACGCAGACATATACTATAGGCAACAAATCATCAAATTAATCTACATCACTAATGGACGGCAGCATGCTATCTAATTCATCCATTCTACTTACCGGTGGGACCGGTTCATTCGGCCACACTTTTGTTCCCATGACCTTGGCTAAGTACAACCCCAAGCGACTAGTAATCTATTCTCGTGACGAAATGAAACAATGGGAAATGGCGAAGCTGTTTAAGGACGATCGCCGGGTGCGCTTCTTTATTGGTGATATTCGCGATCGCGAGCGTCTATACAGAGCGCTGGACGGAATTGATCAAGTTGTGCATGCGGCAGCCACAAAGATTGTGCCGACAGCCGAATACAACCCATTCGAATGTGTAAAGACCAATATCATCGGTGCGATGAATCTGATTGACGCCTGCATAGACAAGGGTATTAAGCGAGTTGTTGCCTTATCTACTGACAAAGCAAGCAGTCCGGTCAATTTGTATGGCGCTACCAAGCTTGCCTCCGACAAGATGTTCGTCGCTGGGAACTCATATGCAGGCGGACATGACACTCGTTTTTCCGTTGTCCGCTACGGTAACGTCATGGGCTCCCGCGGTTCTGTGATTCCCTTCTTCCAGAGCATCAAGGATGCCGGGGTACTGCCGATTACTGATGCGCGCATGACCCGATTCATGATTACCCTTGAGCAAGGGGTCGAACTCGTATGGCATGCATTTGAAGACATGCAAGGTGGCGAAATTTACGTTAAGAAGATTCCCTCTATGAACATCACCGACATTGCCAAGGCAGTTGCTCCGACCGCACGGCAGGAATTCATCGGTATTCGTCCTGGCGAGAAGTTGCACGAGCAGATGATTGGGGTTGAGGACGCCTTGCATACATATGAGTATTCGGAGCACTTTAAGATCTTACCTGCCATTCATGGGTGGAGCAGTGACCCTTACCGAATCAAGGATGGTATTAAGGTCAAGGGCGACTTCATGTATGCCAGTGACAACAACCAGGACTGGATGACGATTCCTCAGCTCGAAGCCTGGATTGCCGCTAATGTCAGTAAAATAGGGTTACCTTGATGGAGCACATTCCTTACGGGCGACAGTCTATCAGTGCTGCTGACATAAATGCGGTATGTGATGTACTCAAGTCTGACTTTCTGACTCAGGGTCCAGTCGTTCCTCGTTTCGAGCAGGCGGTGGCTGATTATTGTGGTGTTGCTCATGGCGTAGCCGTCAACAGTTCAACCAGCGCCCTCCATCTGGCATGCCTCGCACTGGAGGTTGGCCCCGGTGACATTGTATGGACAACGCCAATTACGTTTGTGGCCAGCTCGAATTGTGCTCTGTACTGTGGGGCTGAAGTCGACTTTGTCGATATTGATCCGCAAACCTATAACCTTAGCGTTGAGCGATTGACTGAAAAGCTTGTTGCTGCCGAGCAGCAAGGAAAGTTGCCAAAAGTGGTAATCCCCGTTCACTTATGCGGGCAGC is from Polynucleobacter sp. MG-Unter2-18 and encodes:
- a CDS encoding nucleotidyltransferase family protein, whose translation is MVTLDEIWRKAILPIDSTLKDAIRCLNDSSMKIALVVNAQGILEGTISDGDIRRGLLKGLDLGSAIERIIYRNALVVPPSFGRDMVIQLMRSNQLQQIPIVDEQQRVVGLHVWSQITTPPPRDNLMIIMAGGKGTRLMPHTENCPKPMVLVAGKPMLQHIIERSQQEGFNHFMLAINYLGHMIEGYFGDGSQFGVKIDYLREQTSLGTVGALTLFAQRPETPFVVTNGDVITDIRYGELLDFHVRYDATATMAVRVHEWQHPFGVVQINGVDIVGFEEKPIARTHINAGVYALSPNALEFLVNGEHCDMPTLFERIQAKSLRTVAYPMHEPWLDVGKPEDLKLARDQGEKLQREQV
- a CDS encoding Gfo/Idh/MocA family protein, with the translated sequence MSRFDTLIDRILIVGLGSIGKRHLGLARDLFPEADIRILRHEKHDDVPPHANGCFSMLDEALAFSPQLAVIATPAPLHVAVAEALAIAGCHLLIEKPLADTWRAAVPLVKQAKTCKQIFLLGYNLRYLPSMQRFRQTYNDGIIGRALSVRCEIGQYLPSWRPTSDYRKCVSARHELGGGVLLELSHELDYLCWLFGEADWVRATLARQSDLDIDVEDTAHLILGFGERSHPMIAALTLDFIRHDTTRQCTIIGETGSLRWNAISGSLEHYPAGACTWQPVFMQAPESNQSYQAEWQHMVACIAGKEQPLVTVDDGFHILKIIEAAHHSSSAAGAQVLVSDIQE
- a CDS encoding cytidylyltransferase domain-containing protein, encoding MSTVGFIFARGGSKGVPGKNIRSLGGKPLIAWSIEQALAVGRIERVLVSTDSLEIADVARAYGAEVPFMRPPHLARDDSPEWLAWRHALEYLRNQEGVLPKTMVSIPTTAPLRLPIDLENCLDEYEKGIADAVVTVTDAHRSPYFNMVTRQADNRINLVMPPAVSISRRQDTPIVYDMTTVAYVLNAHFVLQHAGLFEGRVHAVHVPVERALDIDTMLDFRMADMLIAERTAGNASGARKGEVI
- a CDS encoding SDR family oxidoreductase, translated to MSKTGVQASFDLSGKVAIITGGAGILGQHFCRGIASAGANVAVVDVELEKALTLANDIQHNLGVRAIGLYCDVTSPTSVSEMVDAVCQEFGQINLLHNNAASKSDNLDAFFAPFENYSLDEWRKIMAVNIDGMFLVAQAVGRKMIEQRTGGSIVQTSSIYGVMAPDQRIYEGSFYLDRQINTPAVYSASKAAVIGLSQYLATYWATQGIRVNTLTPGGAESGQNEEFKSRYAARIPMGRMAAPSEMVGALLFLLSDASSYVTGQNILVDGGLSAW
- a CDS encoding class I SAM-dependent methyltransferase, with translation MEFNKSYTQYWESAIQKSVDGTVIAGLNEADHFLSPLGLSYSDRILDLGCSTGRMSGVLTRYSKAVYGAEPDSYAVSKALAQPYQEVRQGTAEATGYPDGFFDFVFCWAVFDVVDHVDGLSEINRILKEGCHFLITCKADSYDLEDVLAFKAEKNAFLKGFPNKFTNLAQLCRQIGIFGFELTDLVTFPHRGDMGLLNYKRQPIGECPHEAVIEGYEYLMVAKKISTPGGLQKDFSAPLDGRFSATAKTLAMRAGHASVKEYFESIGID
- the pseB gene encoding UDP-N-acetylglucosamine 4,6-dehydratase (inverting); the protein is MLSNSSILLTGGTGSFGHTFVPMTLAKYNPKRLVIYSRDEMKQWEMAKLFKDDRRVRFFIGDIRDRERLYRALDGIDQVVHAAATKIVPTAEYNPFECVKTNIIGAMNLIDACIDKGIKRVVALSTDKASSPVNLYGATKLASDKMFVAGNSYAGGHDTRFSVVRYGNVMGSRGSVIPFFQSIKDAGVLPITDARMTRFMITLEQGVELVWHAFEDMQGGEIYVKKIPSMNITDIAKAVAPTARQEFIGIRPGEKLHEQMIGVEDALHTYEYSEHFKILPAIHGWSSDPYRIKDGIKVKGDFMYASDNNQDWMTIPQLEAWIAANVSKIGLP